One Bos taurus isolate L1 Dominette 01449 registration number 42190680 breed Hereford chromosome 16, ARS-UCD2.0, whole genome shotgun sequence DNA window includes the following coding sequences:
- the LOC132342466 gene encoding cuticle collagen 13-like, protein MQGLAGARTPQDTDAGVPRSSGLPSVWLGCPQRLGSEGPDEGGALGDVGGSDAPGLHRGARRARRWGPQAPRAALPAGRPGPLGLKQIPSSRPRVHARPESPGPARRPAPPRLGPYLSVSGPPAPARHCAALPLRGSSMALAGRTQACPDPTNRASDSPAPGQPSAESSRRRRRPLPPEFAGAGAEWGQRP, encoded by the coding sequence ATGCAGGGTCTGGCGGGGGCTCGCACTCCCCAGGACACGGACGCCGGAGTCCCGAGAAGCTCAGGACTTCCGAGCGTGTGGCTAGGGTGCCCGCAGAGGCTCGGAAGCGAGGGTCCCGATGAGGGCGGGGCGCTCGGGGATGTCGGGGGCTCGGACGCCCCAGGACTTCACCGAGGAGCTCGGAGGGCCCGACGGTGGGGTCCCCAGGCTCCCCGCGCCGCGCTCCCCGCGGGCAGGCCCGGGCCTCTAGGTCTGAAGCAGATCCCGAGCAGCCGACCGCGGGTCCACGCCCGCCCTGAGTCCCCCGGCCCTGCTCGCCGCCCGGCGCCGCCCCGCCTCGGCCCGTACCTGTCGGTGTCCGGACCGCCCGCCCCAGCCCGGCACTGCGCGGCGCTTCCTCTCCGCGGCTCCTCAATGGCGCTGGCCGGCCGCACTCAGGCCTGCCCCGACCCGACCAATCGAGCGAGCGACTCGCCGGCGCCTGGCCAGCCGAGCGCCGAGTCATCGAGGAGGCGCCGCCGGCCGCTCCCTCCAGAGTTTGCAGGGGCTGGAGCAGAATGGGGACAAAGGCCATAA